Genomic segment of Thiomonas sp. FB-Cd:
GCATTTGCACGCAGCGTTCCCAAGCTGGTGCGCTCAGCGCGCGTACGGGCGAGAAGGCGCAGCGCGAGTAGGCCGCTGCCCGCCAGAAGCGGGTGGATAAATACGATGGACCGAGGAAAATTGGCAAGGCGGATCACCAGCAGGCTGGCGGCAAGCGCCAGCGCAGCCACGCCGGCAGCTGTTGCCAGGCGACGCACGTCGGGCAAGCTGGTGTAGCGCCACGGCGTACGATATACGCCGAACGCCAACAGGCAGCCGCCCCAAACCAGGATCGCGAGCGGCGTGCTGGCCAGGACAATTTGGACGATGTTGGCCGGTGCGTCGTTGCGGAACAGACTAAAGCGAAAGGCAAAGGCCGCGAGCCAAGCCAGGGCTACCGCAGCGGCGTCCTTGAGCGGCGGTAGCCAGCCTATGCGGCTGATGGCGCGTCCCTTCATCATGCACGCTCCATGACCTGGCCGAGTCCTCGGCGAAGAAGTTCACAGACACGGGATTGCTGTTCCGCACTCATGTTTGAACCCGAGGGTAAACAAATGCCCCCTTCGAACAGACTGCGGCTGACGTCCTGATCGGGGCCGTGCGTGAAGTACCTGCAGTTTGCATACAACGGTTGCAAGTGCATTGGCTTCCACACCGGGCGCGCTTCGACGTTGTGCCGATCCAGAAAGTCCAAAAGCGCGTCGCGGCGCATCTGCGCTCGTGGCGCCTTGAGGGCGAAGGCCGACAGCCAGCGGGTAGAGCGGTGTCCATTGGGCTCCTGCATCCAATGAATTTCAGGAAAATCCACAAGTGCCGTCCGATAACGCTCGAACACGGCGCGTCGCGCCTGCACGCGTTGCTCCAGCACACGCAACTGCCCGCGTCCGATACCCGCCAACACATTGCTCAGGCGATAGTTGTATCCGTCTTCGACGTGCTCGTAGTGCCGAGCCGGCTCACGTGCTTGCGTCGAGAGCTTGCGGGCGTGCACGATCAGGTCCTCATCTCGCCCGACGAGCATGCCGCCGCCCGAGGTGGTGATGATCTTGTTGCCGTTAAAGGAAAACACCGCAAGCCGACCGAAGCTTCCGCTCGGCTTGCCTTTGTAGATAGCGCCCAGGGATTCCGCCGCGTCTTCCAGAACCGGCACGTTGGCGGCGTCCAGTATCGGCAGCAGTGCGTCCATTTCCGCGCTCTGGCCGTAGAGGTTGACAATCACTGCAGCTTTCGGAACGATGCCATCAGCGCGCAAGGTGTCGAGGGCGCCGACCAATGCTTGCGGCGACATATTCCAGCTGCTCGGTTCGGAATCGACAAAGACCGGCGTGGCGCCGAGCTGCTTGATCGGATTTGCGCTAGCTACGAAGGTCAGGCTCGAGCACAGCACCACATCGCCCGCACCCACGCCCAGCAGGCGAAGGCCCAGATGGATTGCCGCAGTTCCCGAAATCGTTGCTGCAGCGTATGGCATGGTGACCTGAGCAGCGAGCTCAGACTCGAACGCATCGACATGCGGGCCGAGTGGAGCAATCCAATTGCTTGAAAACGCCTCCTGCACCAGCGTGGCTTCTTCATCACCCAAGTGCGGGGATGAGAGATAGACTTTCTGTGAGAGTTCGCGGCGGGTAATGAGGTCCACCACCGATGCGTTGCCATCGACAATGGGGACGTGGTCAATGCGGTGCGCATCCATGAGGGTCACCACGTCACGCATGGACGCGCCGAGGCCGGCGGTGATCGGCGCCCTTGCAGGCAGCGAGGACACAGGGGCCATGGCGTCCACCCCCGCCAACGCTGCGCGTCGCAAGTCGCCGTCCGTGAGTGTGCGTTGCAAACGGCCCGTGTCGTCCGTAACCAGCAAAATCCCCTGAGCAGTGGCGTCCAATCGGGTCAGCGCTTCGCGCAGGGTTGCGGCTGCAGGAATGTGAATCTGCCGAAAAATGCCAGCGTTCATGCGCTTGCTCCCTCGAGTGGACGTGCGGGCACGCCAGCCCAGGATTGGCCGGCAGGCACATCCGTGAGGGCGACGGCACCGGCACCAAGGGTCACGCCCGCGCCAATGGTCAGATCGCGCAAGACGACGCTGCCAGATCCAACAAGGGATGCAGTGCCCACGCGCACTGCGCCACCGAGCGCGGCCAGGGGCGCAATGTGGCTCCAGGCCCCGATGCGGCAGTCGTGATCAACCACAGCGCCGTGGTTCACAATGACGCCCTCCTCAAGTTCGGCCAGCGGGCCGAGCACGCAATGCGCGGCGAGCAGGCAGCCCGGTGCGATGCGGCTGCTCTGGGCAACACTCGTGCGGGGATGGATGACGCTGACCAACGGGGCGATATTGCGCAACGCCTGGGCTTCTTTTTGACGCACCAAGTTGTTGCCGATCGCCACGTGCAGCGCCAGCGGCTTTGGCAGAGCGTGCAGCGCAGCGGGCGAGACAATGGGCACGCCGGGTAACAGTTGCTGACCCCACAGCGATGGGTCCCGGTCGCTGGCCACCACAGTCCGAAAACATGCTGAGGCCAACGCGGCGTCGACCACCACGCGGCCATGGCCGCCAGCGCCGAAAACGATGAGCAAAGGAAGGGAGGAGGCGGTGGTCATGTAAATGGGCTCAATGCTCAGTAGCGGTTGGCTTTGTGCAGAAGGGCAGGACACAGCGGCAGGGTGGCGAGCAGTTCGTCGATCCGACCGGCCGCTTGACCATCGCCGTAGATATTTTGCTCAGGCAAGCGGTCCGCGGAGAGTGCACCGCGCAGCGCAGCGGCGATGGCCTCTGGATCGATGCCCACATCAACCGCACCGGCGTTGCGCTCCCGTAGGTGTTGACGGCTACCAACGTTGACCACCGGGGTGCCGAAACTTGCCGCTTCAATAATGCCGGATGAGGAGTTTCCGAGCAGCGCTGCAGCGTGACGAAGCGCAGGAAGGTAGCGCGCGCGGGGCAAATGGGTGATCTGGTGCCAGCCGGGTTCGGTAAGCTTTGCGAGCTGCCGCAAAATGGCGTCCGAGCCGGCGTCAGCATTCGGCGCGAGCCACACCACCTCGAACGCGGAGCCGGCGCCTGCCGCGCGCAGTCCCTGTATGAGTGCTGCAGCCTGCGCTTCAGCGCCTTCCGCTTCTTGCACCACGGGATGAAACAACACGAGCACGTAGGGGCCATCCTGCGTGAGCCCCAATGTTTCAAGCGCAGTCTGGCGCGGTGCTCCGAGCACTGCAGGAAGATCATCCAGCCCGGGCGCGCCAACCTGAAAGACGCGCTGGGGAGCCTCACCCATCGCGATAAGCCGCTCACGCGACTCAAGCGTCGCGCAGAAATGGTAGGTGGCGAGCTTGCTGACCGCGTGCCGCATGGGCTCGTCCACGGTACCGGAGCGCTCGCCGCCGTGGATGTGCACTGCAGGCACGCCAAGGTGCAGTGCGGCAATGGCACCAGCCAGCATTTCCCCACGGTCACCGAGAAGCAGCAAGGCGTCCGGGCGCTCGGTGCCGAGCAGTTCGGTCAGGCCCATCAGCGTCTGGCCGACGGCATACGCCATTGCGGGGCGGTTGCGTTCGGCTACGTGCGTAGGGATGCGGGCTGCAATGCGCAGGCCGCTCGCCGCAATTTCATCGACTGTGTGGCCAAACTCCTCGTGGAGATGCATGCCGGTGACAGCAACTGAAAGGTCCAGTCGAGCATCCGCGGCGATAACTTTCAGGGTGTGACGCATCAGGCCGAAGTCTGCTCGCGTGCCGGAGACATAGATGATCCGACGCCGAGTCATGCCAACATGGTCCATTGCAACACGGTGCTTGCGCTCAGGTCGCAGTTCAGACTGCGCCCAATCACGGCATCCAGCTTGGCCGCGGGGATACCGGTTTCGGGACGGCGCAGCAGAACATGTTGGCGTCTGAGCACCGTGCCCGCGGGCAAATCGCAGGCCAAGACCACGCTTCGTCGCGCCACGCGGCGCACCTCGGCTTCCTCGGCTTGCGGCTCTTTCACGCCATTGCCCAACATCGCCTGCAAGCGCCGCAGCTCGAATACCAGAGCAGCAAACTCGGCGGGTTCGCTGGAGGCAGCATGATCCGGGCCAGGCAAGGTGCGGTCCAGTGTGATGTGCTTTTCCAGTGCACAAGCCCCGAGGCTGGCTGCTGCAAGAGCGGCAGTATTCCCGAGGCTGTGATCCGAATAGCCAATCGGGAGACCGGTTGCTGATCGCATGGTGGCAATCGCGCGCAGGTTCAGCGCCGCATCCGCGGCTGGATAAGCCGATGTGCAGTGCAGCAGCACGAGGGGCGCGTCCAAGCCTGGGGCAGGCGGCGGTGCACTGCCGTGTTCCCACACGGACTGCACCCAGCCTGCAGCTAAGCGTACCTCCTCGAGCGTGGCCATGCCGGTGGATAGCAGCAAGGGTAGCCGAGCCGATGCGGCTCGCTCAAGAAGCGGGCGGTTGGTGATCTCTCCAGACGAAATTTTCAGCCGCTTGACGCCCACCGCCACAAGTTGATCCACGGCAGCCTCGGAAAATGGCGTCGACATGAACTCAATGCCGCGCTCGCGGCAACGGGCGGCAAGAGCCTCGAATTGCGCTGGAGACAGTTCCAGCTTGCGCAGCATCGAAAATTGGTCGGTCTCACCGGTATTATCCTGCTGGTACGCTGCGGTGGCGGCCCCTGGCGAGACGAGGTCTTCGGCCCGAAAGGTCTGAAATTTAACGGCATCAGCGCCGGCTGCGGTTGCGGCGTCAACCAAGGCGAGCGCCAGATCCAACCGTCCATTGTGGTTGACGCCAGCCTCGGCAATGATGAATACGCGGTCGATGGACATGCAGGGTTCAAGGTCAGGGGTTTTGGCGCGTGTGCAGCCACTCGGCCAGGGCAAAGTCGTCGGCGGTGTCAATGTCCACCGAGCGCGCAGATGGCATGATATGAGCGGCGACCCGCACACTCCACAGCCCGTTTGCGGCAGCATGGCGTAGGGCGCCGCGCTGCCAAACGTAGATGGATCCGTTGAGTGCCCACACTTTAGGCGCGGCTTGGCGCGCGGCCAGACCATCGCCTTTGCTGATGCGCACGCAGCCATCTGGCTGCTGCTCGATGAGGTTGAAATACGGATTGAAACCGCTGTCGAATGCGCTGAGAACGAGTTCGGCGCCTGGACTGCAGGCCAAGGCCAAGCATCCGTCCAAGTCTTCACGCGCGCGCAGCGGCGAGGTGGGTTGCAGGTCGACGATGCGCGTGATCTCCGCGCCCTGCGCTTCGAGATGCCTGACCAAGTGTTCAATCACCGGCAGCTTTGGGGCGTCGTCACGCGCCAACTCGGCGGGCCGCAGAAAGGGCACGGTTGCACCGGCCTGCGCCGCAATTTCGGCAATCGTGGGGTCGTCTGTGGATACATAGACTGCGTTGATCGCCGGATGAGCACGCGCGAAAGCGATGCTGTGCACGATCAAAGGCTGACCTGCGAAGGGGCGAATGTTTTTGCCCGGCAGCCCCTTGCTGCCGCCGCGTGCACAGATGGTGGCGATGGTTGTCATGATTCACATCCGTGATGAGTACGCAATCAGGCTTCTCCACCGGACGCGGCCGCGCCCCCGATTTGGGGCGCAATAAGCGTCAATGCCTCACCCGCCACGGCCTCTGCAGCGCGGCTATTGCGAGCCCAAGCAGTAGCCGGGGCAGGGTGATCGAGAGCGAAGTCGAGCGCGGCGGGCAGATCAGCAACATCGGGCACACGCTGAGCAATCCCCAAATCCGCGTAGCTGAAGCCGGAAAGCGCACCGGGCGAGCATTGCATCGCCAGGACCGGAATACCCACCGTGGCCGCCTGCAGTCCAACCGTCGTCGTTTGCACCACCACGCAGTCGGAGGCGAGTATCAAGGGGTCGATGGATTCTTCTCGCGGCACACTGAAATGAACCTGCGCGTTGTCCGCCAGCCGTGGGTAGCGATGCCAGTGATTGGGGTGATGGCGCACGATCAGCGCGGCGTCGGGCCGGGTCATGACCCAGGCGCGCAACTGGGACTCCATCGCTTGCGCCAGCGCATCTCCCGCGGGCCAGCGCGTAGCGGGATGCCCGCGCGGTTCGGGCTGTGCCGCGAGCAGGACAATCTTTTTGTTCACCCACCCCAGGCGTTTGCGCAGGGCCATCGCGGCCTCACGCATGGTGGGGTCAAATAAGGCATCGAAGGCAGGGTTGCCGGTAATTGCAATCATTTCGCAGGGCCAGCCGCTCGCCACCAGATTATCGCGTACCGCACCCGCCAACACGCATACACGGCTCGGGTGGCGGGTGCGCGCAGCAAAGGCGTCTGCGAAGAACGACGCTGAACTCGACGAAGGCGCTCGCAGGCGCACGGGGCGTGAAGCCCGCTCACCGACACCCGGGTTGGCACCGACG
This window contains:
- the neuC gene encoding UDP-N-acetylglucosamine 2-epimerase; this translates as MTRRRIIYVSGTRADFGLMRHTLKVIAADARLDLSVAVTGMHLHEEFGHTVDEIAASGLRIAARIPTHVAERNRPAMAYAVGQTLMGLTELLGTERPDALLLLGDRGEMLAGAIAALHLGVPAVHIHGGERSGTVDEPMRHAVSKLATYHFCATLESRERLIAMGEAPQRVFQVGAPGLDDLPAVLGAPRQTALETLGLTQDGPYVLVLFHPVVQEAEGAEAQAAALIQGLRAAGAGSAFEVVWLAPNADAGSDAILRQLAKLTEPGWHQITHLPRARYLPALRHAAALLGNSSSGIIEAASFGTPVVNVGSRQHLRERNAGAVDVGIDPEAIAAALRGALSADRLPEQNIYGDGQAAGRIDELLATLPLCPALLHKANRY
- a CDS encoding NeuD/PglB/VioB family sugar acetyltransferase; translated protein: MTTASSLPLLIVFGAGGHGRVVVDAALASACFRTVVASDRDPSLWGQQLLPGVPIVSPAALHALPKPLALHVAIGNNLVRQKEAQALRNIAPLVSVIHPRTSVAQSSRIAPGCLLAAHCVLGPLAELEEGVIVNHGAVVDHDCRIGAWSHIAPLAALGGAVRVGTASLVGSGSVVLRDLTIGAGVTLGAGAVALTDVPAGQSWAGVPARPLEGASA
- a CDS encoding N-acetylneuraminate synthase family protein — translated: MSIDRVFIIAEAGVNHNGRLDLALALVDAATAAGADAVKFQTFRAEDLVSPGAATAAYQQDNTGETDQFSMLRKLELSPAQFEALAARCRERGIEFMSTPFSEAAVDQLVAVGVKRLKISSGEITNRPLLERAASARLPLLLSTGMATLEEVRLAAGWVQSVWEHGSAPPPAPGLDAPLVLLHCTSAYPAADAALNLRAIATMRSATGLPIGYSDHSLGNTAALAAASLGACALEKHITLDRTLPGPDHAASSEPAEFAALVFELRRLQAMLGNGVKEPQAEEAEVRRVARRSVVLACDLPAGTVLRRQHVLLRRPETGIPAAKLDAVIGRSLNCDLSASTVLQWTMLA
- a CDS encoding UDP-glycosyltransferase, with translation MNRSPVSILMVAYGGGHIAMVLPVIRALRARIPGVHIDLLALTTAKRTALEAGEAALGYADLLHLLSPAEQSQALELGRTLLEGNAHPDVPQAESLAYLGVNALDLYQRLGPAAARDVLAKKGRHGFYPIGFLRRVIDHLRPDLVIATNAPRSEQAALDAAGDAGIPTLAMLDLFGVGANPGVGERASRPVRLRAPSSSSASFFADAFAARTRHPSRVCVLAGAVRDNLVASGWPCEMIAITGNPAFDALFDPTMREAAMALRKRLGWVNKKIVLLAAQPEPRGHPATRWPAGDALAQAMESQLRAWVMTRPDAALIVRHHPNHWHRYPRLADNAQVHFSVPREESIDPLILASDCVVVQTTTVGLQAATVGIPVLAMQCSPGALSGFSYADLGIAQRVPDVADLPAALDFALDHPAPATAWARNSRAAEAVAGEALTLIAPQIGGAAASGGEA
- a CDS encoding cytidylyltransferase domain-containing protein, coding for MTTIATICARGGSKGLPGKNIRPFAGQPLIVHSIAFARAHPAINAVYVSTDDPTIAEIAAQAGATVPFLRPAELARDDAPKLPVIEHLVRHLEAQGAEITRIVDLQPTSPLRAREDLDGCLALACSPGAELVLSAFDSGFNPYFNLIEQQPDGCVRISKGDGLAARQAAPKVWALNGSIYVWQRGALRHAAANGLWSVRVAAHIMPSARSVDIDTADDFALAEWLHTRQNP
- a CDS encoding DegT/DnrJ/EryC1/StrS family aminotransferase is translated as MNAGIFRQIHIPAAATLREALTRLDATAQGILLVTDDTGRLQRTLTDGDLRRAALAGVDAMAPVSSLPARAPITAGLGASMRDVVTLMDAHRIDHVPIVDGNASVVDLITRRELSQKVYLSSPHLGDEEATLVQEAFSSNWIAPLGPHVDAFESELAAQVTMPYAAATISGTAAIHLGLRLLGVGAGDVVLCSSLTFVASANPIKQLGATPVFVDSEPSSWNMSPQALVGALDTLRADGIVPKAAVIVNLYGQSAEMDALLPILDAANVPVLEDAAESLGAIYKGKPSGSFGRLAVFSFNGNKIITTSGGGMLVGRDEDLIVHARKLSTQAREPARHYEHVEDGYNYRLSNVLAGIGRGQLRVLEQRVQARRAVFERYRTALVDFPEIHWMQEPNGHRSTRWLSAFALKAPRAQMRRDALLDFLDRHNVEARPVWKPMHLQPLYANCRYFTHGPDQDVSRSLFEGGICLPSGSNMSAEQQSRVCELLRRGLGQVMERA